A portion of the Chloroflexia bacterium SDU3-3 genome contains these proteins:
- a CDS encoding MFS transporter: MNLSPRPLLGAIAKRMPFARPFWFLVVGSFINKAGNFVIPFFTLYLTTSMGLSITQTTLIISLMGLGSLAAGICGGVLADMVGRRATLLISLGATGLLMLALGFVRSIPVILLLAIPYQFFNEVFRPATSAVIADVVPPEQRVQAFGLRYWANNLGNAIGPLVAGVVAPISYTLLFVGDAAATLCFAALVWVGIPETGQPRRGAGLPPLRSALADPWLWAYSVLGFVFDCIYVQWSSALPLDMVAHGLGALAYGTVVAVNALMVVAVSIPLLGFFQRRDLHIALGVASLMLGLGMGIYSWMSTYPAYLIGAAIWTVGEILSIPIASVLIAQLSPDQLRASYQGIHSTMRSLSVLVAPALGGLVIDRLGPGALWQICLGLGLLTAGGYLAVGQLRKGDLRRRAAGRSLAS, translated from the coding sequence GTGAATCTATCGCCCAGGCCGCTGCTTGGCGCTATCGCCAAGCGCATGCCGTTCGCACGGCCATTCTGGTTTCTTGTCGTCGGATCGTTCATCAACAAGGCTGGAAACTTCGTCATCCCCTTTTTCACACTCTACCTCACCACCTCTATGGGGCTGTCGATTACGCAGACCACGCTGATCATCTCGCTTATGGGCCTCGGGTCGCTGGCGGCGGGCATATGCGGCGGCGTACTGGCCGACATGGTCGGGCGGCGCGCGACCCTGCTGATCAGCCTTGGGGCCACCGGGCTGCTGATGCTGGCCCTTGGCTTTGTGCGCAGCATCCCGGTCATCCTGCTGCTGGCCATCCCCTACCAGTTTTTCAACGAGGTGTTCCGCCCGGCCACGTCGGCGGTGATCGCCGATGTGGTGCCGCCAGAGCAGCGTGTGCAGGCGTTTGGGCTGCGCTACTGGGCAAACAATCTCGGCAACGCCATCGGGCCGCTGGTCGCCGGGGTGGTCGCGCCGATCTCGTACACGCTGCTATTTGTGGGCGATGCGGCGGCCACGCTCTGCTTTGCGGCACTGGTATGGGTAGGCATCCCCGAGACTGGGCAGCCAAGGCGCGGGGCTGGGCTGCCGCCGCTGCGCAGCGCCTTGGCCGACCCGTGGCTGTGGGCCTACTCCGTGCTCGGGTTCGTGTTTGACTGCATCTACGTGCAGTGGTCATCGGCGCTGCCGCTCGACATGGTCGCTCACGGCCTAGGCGCGCTTGCCTACGGAACCGTGGTGGCGGTGAATGCGCTGATGGTCGTCGCGGTCAGCATCCCGCTGCTGGGCTTTTTCCAGCGGCGCGATCTGCATATCGCGCTGGGCGTGGCGTCGCTGATGCTGGGCCTGGGGATGGGGATCTATAGCTGGATGAGCACCTACCCAGCCTATCTGATCGGCGCGGCGATCTGGACCGTGGGCGAGATTCTCTCCATCCCGATCGCGAGCGTGCTGATCGCCCAGCTGTCGCCAGATCAGCTGCGCGCATCCTATCAGGGGATACACAGCACCATGCGTTCGCTATCGGTGCTCGTCGCGCCTGCGCTGGGCGGCCTAGTGATCGATAGGCTTGGCCCTGGGGCGCTGTGGCAGATCTGCCTCGGCCTGGGGCTGCTGACAGCGGGCGGCTATCTGGCTGTCGGCCAGCTGCGCAAGGGAGACCTGCGCCGCCGAGCAGCGGGCAGAAGCCTAGCCAGCTAG
- the crcB gene encoding fluoride efflux transporter CrcB: MISILMIALGAAVGANLRYGISIWAGSTFGPAFPYGTLIINVLGSFVIGLVMAVHVTRAPLSEPLRLLVVTGLLGGFTTFSSFSYEAYTLMLRGQWALALLYSAGSVVLGLAAVALAFGLVQLL; encoded by the coding sequence ATGATCTCCATCCTGATGATCGCCCTTGGCGCGGCGGTCGGCGCGAACCTACGCTACGGCATCTCGATCTGGGCGGGCAGCACATTTGGCCCAGCCTTCCCCTATGGCACACTGATCATCAACGTGCTAGGCAGCTTTGTGATCGGCCTGGTGATGGCGGTGCACGTCACGCGCGCGCCGCTCAGCGAGCCGCTGCGACTGCTAGTGGTCACCGGCCTGCTCGGCGGGTTCACCACCTTCTCCAGCTTCAGCTACGAGGCCTATACGCTGATGCTGCGCGGCCAGTGGGCGCTGGCGCTGCTCTACTCGGCGGGAAGCGTGGTGCTGGGGCTGGCGGCGGTGGCGCTGGCCTTCGGGCTGGTGCAGCTGCTCTAG
- a CDS encoding cellulose-binding protein codes for MGGATASAQAATSCQVTYTITNQWQGGFQADVSIANTGSSAISGWTLAWSFPGGQEITQIWNASAAQAGADVSISNISWNGSIPVGGAQTFGFLGSWSGSNDRPASFSVNGSPCGGAATTPTAQPTTATAQPTATRTSTPTVQPTAAATRTATAQPTATRTTTPTPTRTISPTPAPSGWNPPSNLVTPLNEVWQHVESTYSNLYGFKNYGWDQVIAGQGSINYCVRWDSDAKVSAAQRDQIHAALSRQFKKWMDAMLDNGQGTNGWPYTSVSVKVVGWAVRDRSTLDWTDSSVDIYVNDIAENAPQCAAPCGRFFHQDGNYSGCPGGAARHYDMSLWLTKGMGGGAGGDWGQRVGSEYMVGALNSDNIHILLHEIGHTFGLDDFYDWTPTGMCCFIMNAGSATQITEFDKWMLRDFWRHLKSRYGY; via the coding sequence ATGGGTGGGGCCACCGCCAGCGCCCAGGCCGCCACATCCTGCCAGGTGACCTACACCATCACCAACCAATGGCAGGGCGGCTTTCAGGCCGATGTGTCGATCGCCAACACCGGCAGTTCGGCGATTAGCGGCTGGACGCTGGCGTGGAGCTTCCCCGGCGGCCAGGAGATCACGCAGATCTGGAACGCCAGCGCCGCCCAGGCCGGTGCGGATGTGAGCATCAGCAACATCAGCTGGAACGGCAGCATCCCCGTGGGCGGCGCGCAGACTTTCGGCTTTCTGGGCAGCTGGAGCGGCAGCAACGATAGGCCTGCCAGCTTCAGCGTGAACGGCAGCCCTTGCGGCGGCGCGGCCACCACGCCTACGGCGCAGCCGACCACCGCCACGGCGCAGCCCACCGCCACCCGCACTAGCACGCCTACCGTGCAGCCCACGGCGGCGGCCACGCGCACGGCCACGGCGCAGCCCACCGCCACGCGCACCACCACCCCGACGCCCACGCGCACCATCTCGCCCACGCCAGCGCCCAGCGGCTGGAACCCGCCCAGCAACCTGGTGACACCGCTGAACGAGGTCTGGCAGCACGTCGAGTCGACCTACTCCAACCTCTACGGCTTTAAGAACTATGGCTGGGATCAGGTGATCGCGGGCCAGGGCAGCATCAACTACTGCGTGCGCTGGGACTCGGACGCGAAGGTGAGCGCCGCGCAGCGCGACCAGATCCACGCCGCGCTCAGCAGGCAGTTCAAGAAGTGGATGGACGCCATGCTCGACAACGGGCAGGGCACCAACGGCTGGCCCTACACCAGCGTGTCGGTCAAGGTGGTAGGCTGGGCCGTGCGCGACCGCAGCACCCTAGACTGGACCGACAGCTCGGTGGATATCTACGTGAACGACATCGCGGAGAATGCGCCGCAGTGCGCCGCGCCGTGCGGGCGGTTCTTCCACCAGGATGGCAACTACTCGGGCTGCCCCGGCGGCGCGGCCCGCCACTACGACATGTCGCTGTGGCTCACCAAGGGCATGGGCGGCGGCGCGGGCGGCGACTGGGGCCAGCGCGTCGGCAGCGAGTACATGGTGGGCGCGCTGAACAGCGACAACATCCACATTCTGCTGCACGAGATAGGGCACACCTTCGGCCTCGACGACTTCTACGACTGGACGCCCACCGGCATGTGCTGCTTCATCATGAACGCCGGGTCGGCCACCCAGATCACCGAGTTCGACAAGTGGATGCTGCGCGACTTCTGGCGGCACCTCAAGAGCCGCTACGGCTACTAG
- a CDS encoding STAS domain-containing protein produces MRLALAPMVSYPNSSQGQGSTFNQINVQRSRNCQPVLLNSGVGVPHTMMITQRQAVLGMLGLQIVGACILLIILLATGGLIDQKLTIGIALVLYSALLAAYIKGWEPARYINAVVMTLSVGASIAEPFITQQFAIQLIVVPIIILIMTDWLWAIGSIVVMLGMTLFRAGGVGVYTNAQMLLLYAVTIAAVALLWKISQSNELRAKLNADRAEDARWKAERDQQLAEDRSTELAKINKDQESLLDLVSQLEIPAIQVAEGVLITPLIGNIDTRRAQIITQRLLAIAYERRVHLVILDVTGVSMLDTTVAQRLIKTAQSLQLLGCQVTISGITAQIALSLTQMGVSLNDMVHTTRTPQDALDQFYHQQSLQAR; encoded by the coding sequence ATGCGACTGGCGCTGGCACCAATGGTGTCCTATCCCAATTCATCGCAGGGGCAGGGGAGCACATTCAACCAGATCAACGTACAACGATCCCGCAATTGCCAACCAGTGCTTTTGAATAGTGGTGTAGGAGTGCCACATACCATGATGATCACACAACGGCAGGCTGTACTAGGTATGTTAGGGCTACAGATCGTCGGCGCATGTATTCTGCTGATCATCCTGTTGGCCACCGGCGGCCTTATAGATCAGAAGCTGACTATCGGCATTGCGCTGGTGCTCTACAGCGCGCTGCTGGCCGCGTATATCAAGGGATGGGAGCCAGCGCGCTATATTAATGCGGTGGTGATGACGCTCTCGGTCGGCGCATCGATCGCCGAGCCATTTATCACCCAGCAGTTTGCCATCCAGCTGATCGTGGTGCCGATCATCATCCTGATCATGACCGACTGGCTCTGGGCTATCGGCAGCATCGTCGTGATGCTGGGGATGACCCTGTTCCGCGCTGGCGGCGTCGGCGTTTACACCAACGCCCAGATGCTGCTGCTGTATGCGGTGACGATCGCGGCGGTCGCGCTGCTGTGGAAGATCTCGCAGTCGAATGAGCTGCGGGCCAAGCTCAACGCCGATCGCGCCGAGGACGCCCGCTGGAAGGCCGAGCGCGACCAGCAGCTGGCCGAGGATCGCAGCACCGAGCTGGCCAAGATCAATAAGGACCAGGAGTCGCTGCTCGATCTGGTTTCGCAGCTGGAGATCCCGGCCATCCAGGTCGCCGAGGGTGTGCTGATCACGCCGCTGATCGGCAATATCGACACGCGCCGCGCCCAGATCATCACCCAACGGCTGCTGGCCATCGCCTACGAGCGCCGCGTGCACCTGGTCATCCTGGATGTGACCGGCGTCTCCATGCTGGACACCACGGTGGCGCAGCGGCTGATCAAGACCGCGCAGTCGCTCCAGCTGCTGGGCTGCCAAGTGACGATCAGCGGTATCACGGCGCAGATCGCGCTCTCGCTGACCCAGATGGGCGTGTCGCTAAACGATATGGTGCATACCACGCGCACCCCGCAGGATGCGCTTGACCAGTTCTATCATCAGCAGAGCCTCCAGGCGCGCTAA
- a CDS encoding ABC transporter substrate-binding protein: MLHRSLLLRAATLLLAALALAQCAPLAGEPPRTIRFGATISITGPTAKEGEHARDGYLLAIEAINALGGIRVGGRSYLAELRYYDDESRPERATELYEKLIAVDRVDFLLGPYGSGPTAAAAAVAERHSIPLVEGNGSADSIFAQGYRHTFGIMTPASGYLRGMVDLALAADPPLRTLAILHADDIFSRATAEGAAAYAQRRGMRVVAQAQYPADSQDVAAQLAAAQAARPDLLLGATHLQDALLIVRQAQALGFAPRAMGFSVGPASPAFRKTLGGGADYVLGSAQWTPALAYQGDDPWGSAARFDAAFRQRFPDSASTPYTAACSAASLVAYQRAIELAGSLDPAMVRDQLQQLAIDTFFGPIRFDASGLNRSRTMAVEQLLPDGSAATVYPLEMADHAAIFPAP; encoded by the coding sequence ATGCTGCATCGATCTCTGCTGCTGCGCGCTGCGACGCTGTTGCTGGCGGCGCTAGCCCTAGCCCAGTGCGCCCCGCTCGCAGGCGAGCCACCGCGCACCATCCGCTTCGGCGCGACGATCTCGATCACCGGGCCGACCGCCAAGGAGGGCGAGCACGCCCGCGACGGCTACCTGCTGGCGATCGAGGCGATCAACGCGCTGGGCGGCATCCGCGTGGGCGGGCGCAGCTACCTGGCCGAGCTGCGCTACTACGACGACGAGTCGCGCCCCGAGCGGGCCACCGAGCTGTACGAGAAGCTGATCGCGGTCGACCGCGTGGATTTTCTGCTGGGGCCGTATGGCTCTGGCCCTACCGCCGCCGCCGCCGCCGTGGCCGAGCGCCACAGCATCCCGCTGGTGGAGGGCAACGGCTCCGCCGATAGCATCTTCGCCCAGGGCTACCGCCACACCTTCGGCATCATGACGCCCGCCAGCGGCTACCTGCGCGGCATGGTCGATCTGGCGCTGGCCGCCGACCCGCCACTGCGCACCCTGGCCATCCTCCACGCCGACGACATCTTCTCGCGCGCCACCGCCGAGGGTGCCGCCGCCTACGCCCAGCGGCGCGGCATGCGCGTGGTGGCGCAGGCCCAGTACCCCGCCGACAGTCAGGATGTGGCCGCGCAGCTGGCAGCAGCCCAGGCCGCCCGACCCGACCTGCTGCTGGGCGCAACGCACCTGCAGGATGCCCTGCTGATCGTGCGGCAGGCCCAGGCGCTGGGCTTCGCGCCGCGCGCCATGGGCTTTAGTGTTGGCCCGGCCTCGCCCGCCTTCCGCAAGACCCTGGGCGGCGGGGCCGACTACGTGCTCGGCTCGGCCCAGTGGACGCCCGCGCTGGCCTACCAAGGCGACGACCCGTGGGGCAGCGCCGCCCGCTTCGACGCCGCGTTCCGCCAGCGCTTCCCCGACAGCGCCAGCACGCCCTACACCGCCGCGTGCTCCGCCGCATCGCTGGTGGCCTACCAGCGCGCCATCGAGCTGGCCGGCTCGCTCGACCCAGCCATGGTGCGCGACCAGCTGCAGCAGCTGGCGATCGACACCTTCTTTGGCCCCATCCGCTTCGACGCATCCGGGCTGAATCGCTCGCGCACCATGGCCGTCGAGCAGCTGCTCCCCGACGGCAGCGCCGCCACCGTCTACCCGCTGGAGATGGCCGATCACGCCGCGATCTTCCCCGCGCCGTAG
- a CDS encoding MerR family transcriptional regulator codes for MAERSYGRRDAAAFSSDIRPGHEPEYTVQQAAELTGLGEHTLRYYERIGLLNSIRRDTSSGHRRYSAQDLHRMEHMACLRATGMPIDLMRRYFELAPEGPSAAPELLALLEEYRPLLEDRIRQMQSHMEYLQRKIAYWQSVDAQNAEAARAIGQELWDEIHGDPCDPDEAAG; via the coding sequence ATGGCAGAGCGAAGCTATGGGCGGCGGGATGCCGCAGCCTTCTCCAGCGACATACGCCCAGGCCACGAGCCAGAGTACACCGTGCAGCAGGCCGCCGAGCTGACCGGGCTAGGCGAGCACACCCTGCGCTACTACGAGCGGATCGGCCTGCTCAACTCCATCCGCCGCGACACATCCAGTGGGCACCGCCGCTACTCGGCCCAGGATCTGCACCGCATGGAGCACATGGCCTGCCTGCGCGCCACCGGCATGCCGATCGACCTCATGCGCCGCTACTTCGAGCTGGCGCCCGAGGGGCCATCCGCCGCGCCCGAGCTGCTGGCCCTGCTGGAGGAGTACCGACCGCTGCTGGAGGATCGCATCCGCCAGATGCAATCGCATATGGAGTATCTCCAGCGCAAGATCGCCTACTGGCAGTCGGTAGATGCGCAGAATGCCGAGGCGGCGCGGGCCATTGGCCAGGAGCTGTGGGATGAGATCCACGGCGACCCATGCGATCCCGATGAGGCGGCGGGCTAA
- a CDS encoding TetR/AcrR family transcriptional regulator, producing MPRPSQELKILEAALACFAEHGYDGTRIKQIAQRAGVSEGALYRHYPSKEAVARALFIEHMGDLGHAAAQIVALPLATPARLERCVKLILARYRANPAAMLFVLQQKPQLFGEIPPGFLWPLDMLERLMAEGQRDGSVRAGQPNLLAAMFLGCLVRPLLVAEYADPGSLDLLHTTAHDRTIVAAALAAVARPSAREAPDE from the coding sequence ATGCCACGACCAAGCCAAGAGCTAAAGATCCTAGAAGCCGCGCTCGCCTGCTTCGCCGAGCACGGCTACGACGGCACGCGCATCAAGCAGATCGCGCAGCGCGCGGGCGTCTCCGAGGGCGCGCTCTACCGCCACTACCCATCTAAAGAAGCGGTGGCCCGCGCGCTGTTTATCGAGCACATGGGCGATCTGGGCCACGCCGCTGCGCAGATCGTCGCGCTGCCGCTTGCCACGCCTGCGCGGCTGGAGCGCTGCGTGAAGCTGATACTCGCGCGCTACCGCGCCAACCCTGCGGCCATGCTGTTTGTGCTTCAGCAGAAGCCTCAGCTGTTTGGCGAGATCCCGCCCGGCTTCCTATGGCCGCTCGATATGCTTGAGCGGTTGATGGCAGAGGGCCAGCGCGATGGCAGCGTGCGCGCGGGCCAGCCCAACCTGCTTGCGGCCATGTTCCTGGGCTGCCTCGTGCGCCCGCTGCTGGTGGCCGAGTACGCCGACCCTGGGTCGCTCGACCTGCTGCACACCACCGCCCACGACCGCACGATTGTCGCGGCGGCGCTAGCCGCTGTGGCCCGCCCATCCGCCCGCGAGGCCCCCGATGAGTGA
- a CDS encoding dicarboxylate/amino acid:cation symporter — MDHATLAAPSAATGGAPAQRPTPFYKHLYVQVLAAIAIGALIGYLFPAFGASLKPLGDAFIKLIKMMIAPIIFFTVVTGIAKIGDMREVGRVGLKAFTYFEVVSTLALVIGLVVVNLVRPGAGMNIDPKALDTSAIESYTKGAQSLNTVDFLLHMIPDTVLGAFASGEILQVLLFSILFGVALARFGEKGKPVADLLDHASHLFFDAIGLIMRLAPVGAFGAMAFTVGKYGVGSLFSLGKLMACVYITCALFVFVVLNAIARATGFSLWKFLGYIREEILIVLGTSSSEAALPRMLAKLENLGCAKPVVGLTIPAGYSFNLDGTSIYLTMAALFVAQATNVQLDLGQQLTILAVLLLTSKGAAAVTGGGFITLAATLATIGTVPVAGLALLLGVDRFMSEARAITNLIGNGVATVVVSRWDGALDRERMRRVLDGEVVDAEAQPTALAEGQAAAA, encoded by the coding sequence ATGGATCATGCCACGCTTGCCGCCCCCAGCGCCGCCACCGGCGGCGCGCCCGCCCAGCGCCCCACCCCGTTCTACAAGCACCTCTACGTGCAGGTGCTAGCCGCCATCGCCATCGGCGCGCTGATCGGCTACCTCTTCCCCGCGTTCGGCGCATCGCTCAAGCCGCTGGGCGACGCCTTCATCAAGCTGATCAAGATGATGATCGCGCCGATCATCTTCTTCACGGTCGTCACCGGCATCGCCAAGATCGGCGACATGCGCGAGGTGGGCCGCGTGGGGCTCAAGGCCTTCACCTACTTCGAGGTGGTCTCGACGCTGGCCCTGGTGATCGGCCTGGTGGTGGTGAACCTAGTCAGGCCGGGCGCGGGCATGAACATCGACCCCAAGGCGCTCGACACCTCGGCGATCGAGAGCTACACCAAGGGCGCGCAGTCGCTCAACACCGTCGATTTCCTGCTGCACATGATCCCCGACACCGTATTGGGCGCGTTCGCCAGCGGCGAGATCCTGCAGGTGCTGCTGTTCTCCATCCTGTTCGGCGTGGCCCTGGCCCGCTTCGGCGAGAAGGGCAAGCCCGTGGCCGACCTGCTCGACCACGCCTCGCACCTGTTCTTCGACGCGATCGGCCTGATCATGCGGCTCGCGCCCGTGGGCGCGTTCGGCGCGATGGCCTTCACGGTGGGCAAGTACGGCGTCGGCTCGCTGTTCTCGCTGGGCAAGCTGATGGCCTGCGTCTACATCACCTGCGCGCTGTTCGTGTTCGTGGTGCTGAACGCCATCGCGCGGGCCACCGGCTTCAGCCTCTGGAAGTTCCTGGGCTACATCCGCGAGGAGATCCTGATCGTGCTGGGCACATCGTCATCCGAAGCGGCGCTGCCTCGCATGCTGGCCAAGCTGGAAAACCTGGGCTGCGCCAAGCCGGTGGTCGGCCTGACCATCCCCGCAGGCTACTCGTTCAACCTCGACGGCACCTCGATCTACCTGACCATGGCCGCGCTGTTCGTGGCCCAGGCCACCAACGTGCAGCTCGACCTGGGCCAGCAACTCACCATCCTGGCCGTGCTGCTACTCACATCCAAGGGCGCGGCGGCGGTCACGGGCGGCGGCTTCATCACGCTGGCCGCCACGCTGGCCACCATCGGCACGGTGCCGGTGGCCGGGCTGGCCCTGCTGCTGGGCGTCGACCGCTTTATGTCCGAGGCCCGCGCGATCACCAACCTGATCGGCAACGGCGTGGCCACCGTGGTGGTCTCGCGATGGGATGGCGCGCTGGACCGCGAGCGGATGCGGCGCGTGCTGGATGGCGAGGTGGTGGATGCCGAGGCCCAGCCCACAGCGCTGGCCGAGGGCCAGGCGGCGGCAGCCTAG
- a CDS encoding N-acyl homoserine lactonase family protein, with protein sequence MAWVFFMCGLGSAAYGSGGLVVCQTWRLLSQGLYVPDRQHVFTIKTSRREGAKGHRGQANRSLWPFAVVEHIDRVAICCLTWCAWVFIIIVNIHLQTKGSIMRIQAFSTGKGYVKEAMWRARRSGVARHLDTFTDRRWSEAIPIYVWVIEHDEGIFVVDTGERADAPHAPFARFEIAPEQEVGPQLAALGITPADVRAVILTHLHGDHMDGMATFANNTFLVGREEWQDTQKLSQRLIFRALGQQIPSWFQPQLVDLRPEPLGPFPRSFAVTRDGAITLVPTPGHTRGHLSVVVRDGDLSYFLAGDAAYTERHLLERQIDGVGFYPQDARRSMDQIAAYMALHPTIFLPSHDPDAGRRLRERAITTPVAAGAAYGAGKIAA encoded by the coding sequence GTGGCATGGGTTTTCTTTATGTGCGGGCTAGGCTCTGCCGCGTATGGTAGCGGGGGATTGGTGGTCTGTCAAACCTGGCGGCTGCTATCCCAAGGCTTGTACGTTCCTGATCGGCAGCATGTTTTTACCATCAAGACATCAAGGCGCGAAGGTGCGAAGGGGCATAGGGGTCAGGCGAATCGTTCGCTCTGGCCCTTTGCTGTGGTTGAACACATCGATCGCGTTGCGATCTGCTGCTTGACATGGTGCGCGTGGGTGTTTATAATAATTGTGAACATTCACTTACAAACAAAAGGAAGCATCATGCGAATCCAAGCATTTTCAACTGGCAAAGGCTATGTGAAAGAGGCCATGTGGCGAGCGCGGCGGTCGGGGGTGGCGCGCCATCTCGACACCTTCACCGACCGGCGCTGGAGCGAGGCCATCCCGATCTATGTGTGGGTGATCGAGCACGATGAGGGCATCTTCGTGGTGGACACGGGCGAGCGCGCCGATGCGCCGCACGCGCCGTTTGCGCGCTTCGAGATCGCGCCCGAGCAAGAGGTCGGCCCGCAGCTTGCGGCGCTGGGCATCACCCCCGCCGATGTGCGCGCCGTCATCCTCACCCACCTGCACGGCGACCATATGGATGGCATGGCGACCTTCGCCAACAACACCTTCCTGGTGGGCCGCGAGGAGTGGCAGGATACGCAGAAGCTCTCGCAGCGGCTGATCTTTCGCGCCCTGGGCCAGCAGATCCCCAGCTGGTTCCAGCCGCAGCTCGTCGATCTGCGCCCCGAGCCGCTGGGGCCGTTCCCGCGCAGCTTCGCGGTCACGCGCGATGGTGCGATCACGCTGGTGCCGACCCCAGGCCACACGCGCGGCCACCTCTCCGTGGTGGTGCGCGACGGCGATCTGAGCTACTTTTTGGCCGGGGATGCCGCCTACACCGAGCGGCATCTGCTCGAACGGCAGATCGACGGCGTGGGCTTCTACCCGCAGGATGCGCGGCGCAGCATGGACCAGATCGCCGCCTACATGGCTCTGCACCCCACCATTTTTCTGCCCTCGCACGACCCCGACGCGGGCCGACGGCTGCGCGAGCGGGCCATCACCACGCCAGTGGCGGCGGGTGCGGCCTACGGCGCGGGGAAGATCGCGGCGTGA